A window of Diabrotica virgifera virgifera chromosome 9, PGI_DIABVI_V3a contains these coding sequences:
- the LOC126891703 gene encoding uncharacterized protein LOC126891703 isoform X2 → MENKSAQCKYCVVPGCKSTTVRTSNKHFFTLPKEPKRRLKWLKACRRDKKDISQKSIGLYVCEDHFDLEQDMDNYIKFKIMGGPKIIKSGVVPHIFDCQPDRKRAFSQPVREAALKRVKRQLLEDAASTSKSVLEDNDDKRQCDPSFTNLVQSGPELNQSALHQKLNNASTQTHIKIRSKGIQCKF, encoded by the exons atggaaaacaaatcTGCGCAATGTAAGTACTGTGTAGTGCCGGGATGCAAAAGCACAACTGTCAGAACAtccaacaaacatttttttactctacCAAAAGAACCAAAACGTCGATTAAAATGGCTAAAGGCATGCAGGCGAGATAAAAAGGATATTTCACAAAAAAGCATAGGTCTTTATGTCTGTGAGGATCATTTTGAT TTGGAACAAGATATGGATAACTATATAAAATTCAAGATTATGGGTGGTCCCAAAATTATTAAGTCAGGTGTTGTCCCGCACATATTTGATTGTCAACCAGACAGAAAACGAGCTTTTTCTCAGCCTGTGAGGGAAGCAGCCCTTAAAAGGGTTAAACGACAGCTTCTTGAAGATGCCGCTTCTACATCTAAGTCTGTTTTAGAGGACAATGATGATAAGAGACAATGTGATCCTAGTTTCACAAACTTAGTACAATCAGGACCTGAATTAAACCAATCAGCTTTACATCAAAAACTGAATAATGCATCAACACAGACTCACATCAAAATAAGAAGTAAAGGTATTCAGTGCAAATTTTAA
- the LOC126891703 gene encoding uncharacterized protein LOC126891703 isoform X1 → MKLQYRPRLYMGLPEYAFYTFQLMEKYCKTQTMHLFLTLKKIRTGQTFMSLKDDFGISESNASRIFAKSVPLLSKYLRSCIFNPQVNSVKLNLPLAFRARYSKVFCIIDCLEIEIEKPSDSVKQSLTWSEYKKFNTLKYLIACTPDGIINFISTAFGGRTSDAVILEHSGFLNVLPPKVAVMADRGFKPIEHLFVSRDCQLIRPPSVSSSTKLTKSEVFETKRVASLRIHIERVIRRLREFACLAPHTCIDSKLI, encoded by the coding sequence ATGAAGTTACAATACAGACCTAGACTGTATATGGGGCTACCAGAATATGCATTTTACACGTTTCAATTAATGGAAAAATATTGTAAGACTCAAACAATGCATCTATTTTTAACTCTTAAAAAGATAAGAACAGGACAAACATTTATGTCTCTTAAAGATGATTTCGGCATAAGCGAAAGCAATGCATCgagaatatttgcaaaatctgttccattacttagtaaatatttaagatcttgtatttttaatccACAAGTGAATTCAGTTAAATTAAACTTACCCTTAGCATTTCGAGCTCGTTATAGtaaagtattttgtattatcgaTTGCTTagaaattgaaattgaaaaaccCTCAGATTCTGTTAAACAGTCCTTAACATGGTCTGAATACAAAAAGTTCAATACTCTAAAATATTTAATTGCTTGCACTCCTGATGggattattaattttatttctacTGCTTTCGGTGGAAGAACGTCGGATGCAGTTATTCTTGAACATAGTGGTTTTTTAAATGTTCTTCCACCGAAAGTGGCGGTAATGGCTGACAGGGGTTTTAAACCCATAGAGCATTTGTTTGTTAGCAGAGATTGCCAATTAATTAGACCACCAAGTGTATCTTCAAGTACAAAACTTACAAAAAGTGAAGTATTTGAAACAAAAAGAGTAGCTAGTTTAAGAATTCACATTGAACGAGTTATACGTAGATTAAGAGAATTTGCTTGCTTAGCCCCTCATACCTGTATTGATAGCAAATTGATATAA